The proteins below come from a single Mya arenaria isolate MELC-2E11 chromosome 6, ASM2691426v1 genomic window:
- the LOC128238639 gene encoding baculoviral IAP repeat-containing protein 8-like isoform X1 translates to MPESNDFKELDNRIRSFANWSYLSDSSKLANAGFYATGYHDLVRCYACGLGLRYLNADDDPLSEHIKNCTSSCAFLNELAGEHQDLNAEEPDISGAIEDTEDELEQLEEQNDRLRERTTCKVCRERQAIILLLPCSHLAACVQCGSNLSICPVCSRPVVETIKTFLG, encoded by the exons ATGCCAGAAAGTAACGACTTCAAAGAGTTGGACAACAGAATTAGAAGCTTCGCCAACTGGAGCTACCTTTCTGATTCCTCCAAACTTGCTAATGCTGGATTTTATGCAACAG GATACCACGACCTTGTTCGATGTTATGCATGCGGTCTTGGGCTAAGATATCTAAACGCCGATGATGACCCGCTGTCAGAGCATATTAAAAACTGCACGTCATCGTGCGCCTTCCTGAACGAGCTCGCAGGCGAACATCAA gaTCTTAATGCTGAAGAGCCGGATATATCAGGTGCTATAGAAG ACACCGAGGACGAGCTAGAACAGCTAGAAGAGCAAAATGATCGACTAAGGGAAAGAACTACATGCAAAGTTTGTCGAGAGAGACAGGCGATAATCTTGCTGCTGCCTTGTAGTCATTTAGCCGCATGCGTGCAATGTGGATCAAACTTATCCATCTGTCCAGTATGTAGCAGACCAGTGGTGGAGACGATAAAGACGTTCCTAGGTTGA
- the LOC128238639 gene encoding baculoviral IAP repeat-containing protein 3-like isoform X2: MPESNDFKELDNRIRSFANWSYLSDSSKLANAGFYATGYHDLVRCYACGLGLRYLNADDDPLSEHIKNCTSSCAFLNELAGEHQDLNAEEPDISDTEDELEQLEEQNDRLRERTTCKVCRERQAIILLLPCSHLAACVQCGSNLSICPVCSRPVVETIKTFLG; this comes from the exons ATGCCAGAAAGTAACGACTTCAAAGAGTTGGACAACAGAATTAGAAGCTTCGCCAACTGGAGCTACCTTTCTGATTCCTCCAAACTTGCTAATGCTGGATTTTATGCAACAG GATACCACGACCTTGTTCGATGTTATGCATGCGGTCTTGGGCTAAGATATCTAAACGCCGATGATGACCCGCTGTCAGAGCATATTAAAAACTGCACGTCATCGTGCGCCTTCCTGAACGAGCTCGCAGGCGAACATCAA gaTCTTAATGCTGAAGAGCCGGATATATCAG ACACCGAGGACGAGCTAGAACAGCTAGAAGAGCAAAATGATCGACTAAGGGAAAGAACTACATGCAAAGTTTGTCGAGAGAGACAGGCGATAATCTTGCTGCTGCCTTGTAGTCATTTAGCCGCATGCGTGCAATGTGGATCAAACTTATCCATCTGTCCAGTATGTAGCAGACCAGTGGTGGAGACGATAAAGACGTTCCTAGGTTGA
- the LOC128238562 gene encoding baculoviral IAP repeat-containing protein 3-like isoform X2, whose product MPESNDFKELDNRIRSFANWSYLSDSSKLANAGFYATGYHDLVRCYACGLGLRYLNADDDPLSEHIKNCTSSCAFLNELAGEHQDLNAEEPDISDTEDELEQLEEQNDRLRERTTCKVCRERQAIILLLPCSHLAACVQCGSNLSICPVCSRPVVQTIKTFLG is encoded by the exons ATGCCAGAAAGTAACGACTTCAAAGAGTTGGACAACAGAATTAGAAGCTTCGCCAACTGGAGCTACCTTTCTGATTCCTCCAAACTTGCTAATGCTGGATTTTATGCAACAG GATACCACGACCTTGTTCGATGTTATGCATGCGGTCTTGGGCTAAGATATCTAAACGCCGATGATGACCCGCTGTCAGAGCATATTAAAAACTGCACGTCATCGTGCGCCTTCCTGAACGAGCTCGCAGGCGAACATCAA gaTCTTAATGCTGAAGAGCCGGATATATCAG ACACCGAGGACGAGCTAGAACAGCTAGAAGAGCAAAATGATCGACTAAGGGAAAGAACTACATGCAAAGTTTGTCGAGAGAGACAGGCGATAATCTTGCTGCTGCCTTGTAGTCATTTAGCCGCATGCGTGCAATGTGGATCAAACTTATCCATCTGTCCAGTATGTAGCAGACCAGTGGTGCAGACGATAAAGACGTTCCTAGGTTGA
- the LOC128238562 gene encoding baculoviral IAP repeat-containing protein 8-like isoform X1, whose protein sequence is MPESNDFKELDNRIRSFANWSYLSDSSKLANAGFYATGYHDLVRCYACGLGLRYLNADDDPLSEHIKNCTSSCAFLNELAGEHQDLNAEEPDISGAIEDTEDELEQLEEQNDRLRERTTCKVCRERQAIILLLPCSHLAACVQCGSNLSICPVCSRPVVQTIKTFLG, encoded by the exons ATGCCAGAAAGTAACGACTTCAAAGAGTTGGACAACAGAATTAGAAGCTTCGCCAACTGGAGCTACCTTTCTGATTCCTCCAAACTTGCTAATGCTGGATTTTATGCAACAG GATACCACGACCTTGTTCGATGTTATGCATGCGGTCTTGGGCTAAGATATCTAAACGCCGATGATGACCCGCTGTCAGAGCATATTAAAAACTGCACGTCATCGTGCGCCTTCCTGAACGAGCTCGCAGGCGAACATCAA gaTCTTAATGCTGAAGAGCCGGATATATCAGGTGCTATAGAAG ACACCGAGGACGAGCTAGAACAGCTAGAAGAGCAAAATGATCGACTAAGGGAAAGAACTACATGCAAAGTTTGTCGAGAGAGACAGGCGATAATCTTGCTGCTGCCTTGTAGTCATTTAGCCGCATGCGTGCAATGTGGATCAAACTTATCCATCTGTCCAGTATGTAGCAGACCAGTGGTGCAGACGATAAAGACGTTCCTAGGTTGA
- the LOC128238641 gene encoding baculoviral IAP repeat-containing protein 3-like isoform X2, protein MPESNDFKELDNRIRSFANWSYLSDSSKLANAGFYATGYHDLVRCYACGLGLRYLNADDDPLSEHIKNCTSSCAFLNELAGEHQDLNAEEPDISDTEDELEQLEEQNDRLRESTTCKVCRERQAIILLLPCSHLAACVQCGSNLSICPVCSRPVVETIKTFLG, encoded by the exons ATGCCAGAAAGTAACGACTTCAAAGAGTTGGACAACAGAATTAGAAGCTTCGCCAACTGGAGCTACCTTTCTGATTCCTCCAAACTTGCTAATGCTGGATTTTATGCAACAG GATACCACGACCTTGTTCGATGTTATGCATGCGGTCTTGGGCTAAGATATCTAAACGCCGATGATGACCCGCTGTCAGAGCATATTAAAAACTGCACGTCATCGTGCGCCTTCCTGAACGAGCTCGCAGGCGAACATCAA gaTCTTAATGCTGAAGAGCCGGATATATCAG ACACCGAGGACGAGCTAGAACAGCTAGAAGAGCAAAATGATCGACTAAGGGAAAGTACTACATGCAAAGTTTGTCGAGAGAGACAGGCGATAATCTTGCTGCTGCCTTGTAGTCATTTAGCCGCATGCGTGCAATGTGGATCAAACTTATCCATCTGTCCAGTATGTAGCAGACCAGTGGTGGAGACGATAAAGACGTTCCTAGGTTGA
- the LOC128238641 gene encoding baculoviral IAP repeat-containing protein 8-like isoform X1, giving the protein MPESNDFKELDNRIRSFANWSYLSDSSKLANAGFYATGYHDLVRCYACGLGLRYLNADDDPLSEHIKNCTSSCAFLNELAGEHQDLNAEEPDISGAIEDTEDELEQLEEQNDRLRESTTCKVCRERQAIILLLPCSHLAACVQCGSNLSICPVCSRPVVETIKTFLG; this is encoded by the exons ATGCCAGAAAGTAACGACTTCAAAGAGTTGGACAACAGAATTAGAAGCTTCGCCAACTGGAGCTACCTTTCTGATTCCTCCAAACTTGCTAATGCTGGATTTTATGCAACAG GATACCACGACCTTGTTCGATGTTATGCATGCGGTCTTGGGCTAAGATATCTAAACGCCGATGATGACCCGCTGTCAGAGCATATTAAAAACTGCACGTCATCGTGCGCCTTCCTGAACGAGCTCGCAGGCGAACATCAA gaTCTTAATGCTGAAGAGCCGGATATATCAGGTGCTATAGAAG ACACCGAGGACGAGCTAGAACAGCTAGAAGAGCAAAATGATCGACTAAGGGAAAGTACTACATGCAAAGTTTGTCGAGAGAGACAGGCGATAATCTTGCTGCTGCCTTGTAGTCATTTAGCCGCATGCGTGCAATGTGGATCAAACTTATCCATCTGTCCAGTATGTAGCAGACCAGTGGTGGAGACGATAAAGACGTTCCTAGGTTGA
- the LOC128236493 gene encoding putative inhibitor of apoptosis isoform X1, giving the protein MPEINDFKELNNRIRSFANWSFLSDSSKLANAGFYATGYHDLVRCYACGLGLRYLNADDDPLSEHIKNCTSSCAFLNELAGEHQDLNAEEPDISGTIEDTEEELEQLEEQNDRLRERTTCKICRERQAIILLLPCSHLAACVQCGSNLSICPVCSRPVVETIKTFLG; this is encoded by the exons ATGCCAGAAATTAACGACTTCAAGGAGTTGAACAACAGAATTAGAAGCTTCGCCAACTGGAGCTTCCTTTCTGATTCCTCCAAACTTGCTAATGCAGGATTTTATGCAACAG GATACCACGACCTTGTTCGATGTTATGCATGCGGTCTTGGGCTAAGATATCTAAACGCCGATGATGACCCGCTATCAGAGCATATTAAAAACTGCACGTCATCGTGCGCCTTCCTGAACGAGCTCGCAGGCGAACATCAA gaTCTTAATGCTGAAGAGCCGGATATATCAGGTACTATAGAAG ACACCGAGGAGGAGCTAGAACAGCTAGAAGAGCAAAATGATCGACTAAGGGAAAGAACTACATGCAAAATTTGTCGAGAGAGACAGGCGATAATCTTGCTGCTGCCTTGTAGTCATCTAGCCGCATGCGTGCAATGTGGATCAAACTTATCCATCTGTCCAGTATGTAGCAGACCAGTCGTGGAGACGATCAAGACGTTCCTGGGTTGA
- the LOC128236493 gene encoding baculoviral IAP repeat-containing protein 3-like isoform X2, whose amino-acid sequence MPEINDFKELNNRIRSFANWSFLSDSSKLANAGFYATGYHDLVRCYACGLGLRYLNADDDPLSEHIKNCTSSCAFLNELAGEHQDLNAEEPDISDTEEELEQLEEQNDRLRERTTCKICRERQAIILLLPCSHLAACVQCGSNLSICPVCSRPVVETIKTFLG is encoded by the exons ATGCCAGAAATTAACGACTTCAAGGAGTTGAACAACAGAATTAGAAGCTTCGCCAACTGGAGCTTCCTTTCTGATTCCTCCAAACTTGCTAATGCAGGATTTTATGCAACAG GATACCACGACCTTGTTCGATGTTATGCATGCGGTCTTGGGCTAAGATATCTAAACGCCGATGATGACCCGCTATCAGAGCATATTAAAAACTGCACGTCATCGTGCGCCTTCCTGAACGAGCTCGCAGGCGAACATCAA gaTCTTAATGCTGAAGAGCCGGATATATCAG ACACCGAGGAGGAGCTAGAACAGCTAGAAGAGCAAAATGATCGACTAAGGGAAAGAACTACATGCAAAATTTGTCGAGAGAGACAGGCGATAATCTTGCTGCTGCCTTGTAGTCATCTAGCCGCATGCGTGCAATGTGGATCAAACTTATCCATCTGTCCAGTATGTAGCAGACCAGTCGTGGAGACGATCAAGACGTTCCTGGGTTGA
- the LOC128238233 gene encoding baculoviral IAP repeat-containing protein 3-like: MRQLRYKRNRGRTFGIFPIAPMVNCIKLSSNGLFFTSIDAVVECYNCRERHGDWHTNDELYHDKIHHHIPRCSFLGASGFPLRNAFSSVRFTHGMQGEGDTIRFFHCNVGLRNWLAGDDPWAEHARFSFEFTFLKINIMQAVETVENSPVQVNRRGNNYYNEKLERLKAENENLRRSMACIICKEREAVVLFLPCTHLITCLECAPKFGKCPICGTDIEGVIRVFRA; the protein is encoded by the exons ATGAGACAATTGCGGTATAAACGCAATCGCGGTCGGACTTTTGGCATCTTCCCCATTGCGCCAATGGTTAACTGCATTAAACTTTCTTCCAATGGATTATTCTTTACCAGCATTGACGCGGTAGTTGAATGCTACAATTGTAGAGAGCGCCACGGCGACTGGCACACTAACGACGAGCTCTACCATGATAAAATACATCACCACATACCTCGATGTTCCTTCCTAGGTGCCAGCGGTTTTCCTCTAAGGAATGCATTCTCTTCGGTTCGTTTCACACACGGTATGCAAG GTGAAGGTGACACTATTCGTTTTTTTCACTGCAATGTAGGCCTTCGCAACTGGCTGGCAGGGGATGACCCATGGGCCGAACATGCTCGATTTTCATTCGAGTTTACATtcctgaaaataaacataatgcaGGCAGTCGAGACTGTTGAGAAT TCGCCAGTTCAAGTAAACCGCAGAGGCAATAACTACTACAatg AAAAATTGGAGAGGCTGAAAGCTGAAAACGAGAACCTTAGAAGGAGTATGGCGTGTATAATATGCAAGGAACGCGAAGCGGTTGTTCTGTTTCTACCATGTACCCACTTAATCACTTGTTTGGAATGTGCCCCGAAGTTTGGTAAATGCCCTATTTGCGGAACCGATATAGAGGGAGTGATTCGTGTTTTCAGAGCATAA